The Methanobacterium sp. genome includes the window TGCCCATTGAACCTATGAAAGCCCTTGCAGTTTTTGCAATAGCATCCGGCTGGCAGCCTTCATTAATATATGCTTCAGGAATTGGGATGGGGATAATCTGGCTGTTTATTGGGTCCACGGGTTTAATGACATGGTTTGCTCGAATAACTCCAAAATCAGTGGTACAGGGTATTCAGGCATCACTGGCCCTACTACTTGCAATTGAAGCTCTTAAATTCATTCAAGAAGGATGGATGCTGACAATTATAAGTATTATCATAATTTTAGTTCTAAGAAACAACCGTTATGCTCCAGCAGCGATTATTTTACTGATAATGGGCATCACCATAATGTTCTTTCAAGGTACACTTCTTTCTATTGGAGGTCCTCATTTAACTCTCCCCCGTCCAGTTATTTTTTCTATAAATCAAATCTGGGAATCCATTGTTGCTGTTGGGCTTGCTCAAATACCGTTAACAGCTACAAATGCAGTAATAGCAACTGCATATCTTATAAAAGAATATTTTCCTGAAAGAGCAGTTTCAGAGAAGAAAATTGCTTTAAATATTGGTATTATGAATATAACTCTGCCTTTTTTTGGTGGCATGCCCTTATGTCATGGTGCCGGAGGTCTTGCAGGCCAGTATTATTTTGGAGCAAGAACTGGTGGTACAAATATCATGGAAGGAATTATTTATATCATTCTGGGGTTTTTCTTTTCAGGGTCTATAGTAATTCTCTTTAAAGGATTTCCCGGTGCAATAATTGGGGCCATGATGATCATGGTAAGTATTGGCTTATTAAACTTTACGAGAGACCTTAAAGCTGAAATATCAGTTGTTCCATTAGTAATTACTGTTATAGGTTCCCTTCTGACAAATATGGCAATTGGATTTGTTGCAGGGATAATCAGCCATTATTTTATAAAAAGAATACATTCATAACTGTAATACGCTGCTGGATATTAGTTAGTTTAGCCACTGCAAAAGACTGCACTGAACATGAATAAATGAAAGAAATTCAAATCCTTTTTTAAAATACATGAACCGCAGATGCTTTAAAATACATCCAAACAGGAGTTTTAATAGAAATATCAAGTTCCCTAAGCGATTCTCGAGTTATAAAAACTGTGAATAATTCTCCAGCATTAACTACAAGCCTTATAAGTGACCCTGTATCTATTATTTCCTGAACTTCTCCATTAATAACATTTCTTGCACTTGTATTAATTTTTTCAAGAGATATTGTAATTTCATCAGGTCTTATGCTGAAATTTACAGTACCCCTTTTTTCTGTTAAAGTAAATATTCTGATTGAATCAGTTTTTATGCTTACTAAACCATTTTCATCGGTTTCTACTTCTCCAGTCATTAGATTTTCAATACCAATAAAATCCGCCACAAATTTATTTTTGGGTTTTCTAAATATTTCTTTTGGAGTTCCATTTTGGCAGATACGGCCTTTACTTAGTATAACCATTCTATCTCCAAGTTTTTGCCCCTGCATAAGGTTGTGTGTGGTCATGATGACTGTTGTTTCAAATTCCTGATTAATTTTTGTAACCAATTCTTCCATTCTGATGGTGGATATAGGGTCAAGGTTTGCAGTTGGTTCATCCAGAAGCAAGAGTTCGGGATCTGTAACCATTGCCCGT containing:
- a CDS encoding putative sulfate/molybdate transporter; this translates as MKIGDYRFNLQELAGATGDYGTLLPLAIGYIVVCGLDPTGFLVMMGIATIITGLYFKIPMPIEPMKALAVFAIASGWQPSLIYASGIGMGIIWLFIGSTGLMTWFARITPKSVVQGIQASLALLLAIEALKFIQEGWMLTIISIIIILVLRNNRYAPAAIILLIMGITIMFFQGTLLSIGGPHLTLPRPVIFSINQIWESIVAVGLAQIPLTATNAVIATAYLIKEYFPERAVSEKKIALNIGIMNITLPFFGGMPLCHGAGGLAGQYYFGARTGGTNIMEGIIYIILGFFFSGSIVILFKGFPGAIIGAMMIMVSIGLLNFTRDLKAEISVVPLVITVIGSLLTNMAIGFVAGIISHYFIKRIHS
- a CDS encoding ABC transporter ATP-binding protein, with the translated sequence MYIVELENINKNYGELHVLKDINIKFKKGTSTALVGPTGSGKTVLLRLIDLLEKPSSGTIYFEGADANESNSRRLKIRRHIGMVFQKPLAFKSSVYDNIAYGLRVRGKTENMDEKIKEMLKVIGLEGYDDRNALKLSGGETQRLALARAMVTDPELLLLDEPTANLDPISTIRMEELVTKINQEFETTVIMTTHNLMQGQKLGDRMVILSKGRICQNGTPKEIFRKPKNKFVADFIGIENLMTGEVETDENGLVSIKTDSIRIFTLTEKRGTVNFSIRPDEITISLEKINTSARNVINGEVQEIIDTGSLIRLVVNAGELFTVFITRESLRELDISIKTPVWMYFKASAVHVF